The proteins below come from a single Cervus canadensis isolate Bull #8, Minnesota chromosome 2, ASM1932006v1, whole genome shotgun sequence genomic window:
- the LRIF1 gene encoding ligand-dependent nuclear receptor-interacting factor 1 isoform X1 translates to MSNNLQRVFLKPTEEKSGNASHCVSGCMYQVVQTIGSDGKNLLQLLPIPNSSGNLMPLVQSSVMSDALKGNTGSPVQVTFQTQISSSSTSASVQLPIFQPASSSNYFLTRTVDTAEKVRVTSVGTENFTSSVSKVQSHGVKIDGLTMQTFAVSPSSTQNDSSYILVNTQSLPMTVKSPVLPSGHHLQIPAHAEVKSVPASSLPPSVQQKILATATTSTSGTVEPSQIPTVIYVSPVNTVKNVVTKNFQNIYPKPVTEIAKPMILNTTQIPMNVAKETQLKGGQHSQAAPVKWIFQENLQPCTPSLVPVKSSNNVASKILKTFVDRKNWGDNTVNMPPLSTISPSGTQSKSMPIKDNALVMFNGKVYLLAKKGTDVLPSLIDKQNSVSSDIPPRKDASQIVSSSPVTEISREVVNIVLAKSKSSQMETKSVSNTQLASMANLRAEKNKKVEKPSLSAPNPHSMNQSINYLKQSKTLFSKPVLPDGFSTGQNAPRKGNIIQSIEKISSSVDATTVTSQQCVFRDQEPKIQNEMASTLEKVTQERNDKNSSQRRSNKASYLKSDAELKKICGITKDLRVCLTRIPQQLGSGEGFDSFSPLVKNETYKEAEFIVKEEGRKQQGIDKKRKAKTTKKMDRPKKRRTNSVNNTTINGGANVTSSQLINSILPTSDVSNHNILTSCNKTREEKRTEVEHCTHGNQEKGTLSSSTAFEQSHSFNKNYTEDIFLMTPPELEETIRDEKIRRLKQVLREKEAALEEMRKKMHQK, encoded by the exons ATGTCCAATAACCTACAAAGGGTCTTCTTGAAACCTACAGAGGAAAAGTCAGGCAACGCCTCGCATTG TGTTTCAGGCTGCATGTACCAAGTAGTTCAGACGATTGGCTCGGATGGAAAAAATCTTCTGCAATTACTTCCAATTCCTAATTCCTCTGGAAATCTTATGCCACTAGTTCaatcttcagtcatgtctgatgctttgaaAGGGAATACAGGAAGTCCAGTTCAAGTTACTTTTCAGACTCAGATTTCCAGCTCTTCCACAAGTGCATCAGTTCAATTGCCCATTTTTCAGCCAGCCAGTTCTTCAAACTATTTTCTTACAAGAACAGTAGATACAGCAGAAAAAGTTAGAGTTACTTCTGTGGGAACTGAAAATTTTACCTCATCAGTTTCTAAAGTTCAGAGTCATGGTGTGAAAATTGATGGACTCACCATGCAAACATTTGCTGTTTCTCCCTCTTCAACACAAAATGATTCATCTTACATTTTAGTAAATACCCAGAGTCTCCCAATGACTGTGAAGTCTCCGGTTTTGCCTTCTGGGCATCATTTACAGATTCCAGCCCATGCTGAAGTGAAATCTGTACCAGCGTCATCATTGCCTCCTTCAGTTCAGCAAAAGATACTTGCAACTGCCACCACAAGTACCTCAGGAACAGTTGAGCCCTCCCAAATACCTACTGTTATTTATGTATCTCCTGTAAATACAGTGAAAAATGTAGTTACCAAGAACTTTCAAAACATTTACCCAAAACCTGTTACAGAAATAGCAAAGCCAATGATTCTAAACACCACACAGATTCCAATGAATGTTGCTAAAGAGACACAGTTAAAAGGTGGTCAGCATTCTCAAGCTGCTCCAGTGAAATggatttttcaagaaaatctaCAGCCTTGCACTCCATCTCTTGTTCCTGTTAAATCTTCAAATAATGTGgcttcaaagattttaaaaacttttgtagaTAGAAAAAATTGGGGAGATAATACTGTAAATATGCCACCATTGAGTACCATCAGTCCTAGTGGGACACAATCCAAAAGTATGCCTATTAAAGATAATGCTTTGGTTATGTTTAATGGGAAAGTCTATCTCTTGGCTAAAAAGGGGACAGATGTTTTGCCATCACTAATTGACAAACAGAATTCAGTTTCTTCTGATATTCCACCAAGAAAAGATGCATCACAGATAGTGAGTTCAAGTCCAGTCACAGAAATATCCAGAGAGGTTGTAAATATTGTTTTGGCTAAAAGTAAATCTTCCCAGATGGAGACAAAATCAGTTTCAAATACTCAGCTTGCTTCCATGGCCAATTTAAGGGCAGAGAAGAATAAGAAAGTGGAGAAACCATCTCTTTCTGCCCCAAACCCACATAGTATGAACCAATCTATTAACTACTTAAAGCAGAGTAAGACTTTATTCTCAAAGCCAGTCTTACCAGATGGATTTAGTACAGGACAAAATGCCCCCAGGAAAGGAAATATCATCCAGAGCATAGAGAAAATAAGTTCCTCTGTTGATGCAACAACTGTTACTTCACAACAGTGTGTTTTCAGAGACCAAGAACCAAAG ATCCAGAATGAGATGGCATCAACACTAGAAAAAGTTActcaagaaagaaatgacaagaaCAGTTCTCAACGAAGAAGCAATAAGGCGTCATATCTGAAGAGTGATGCTGAACTTAAAAAGATATGTGGTATCACTAAAGATTTGAGAGTGTGCCTTACTCGGATTCCTCAGCAGTTGGGCTCTGGGGAAGGTTTTGATTCCTTTAGCCCTTTGGTGAAGAATGAAACTTACAAAGAGGCAGAGTTTATagtgaaggaggaagggagaaaacag CAGGGTattgataagaaaagaaaagcaaaaaccacTAAGAAGATGGATCGTCCAAAGAAGAGAAGAACCAATAGTGTTAATAACACAACTATAAATGGAGGAGCTAATGTCACCAGTTCCCAGCTCATTAACAGTATTTTACCAACTTCAGATGTGTCAAACCATAACATCCTCACAAGCTGCAACaaaaccagagaagaaaagagaactgaGGTAGAGCATTGTACTCACGGAAACCAAGAAAAAGGCACATTGAGCTCAAGTACAGCTTTTGAGCAAAGCCAttcctttaataaaaattatactgaAGATATTTTCCTGATGACACCACCAGAGTTAGAAGAAACCATTAGAGATGAAAAGATAAGAAGACTTAAGCAAGTgctgagagagaaagaagcagctCTTGAAGAAATGCGTAAGAAGATGCatcaaaaatag
- the LRIF1 gene encoding ligand-dependent nuclear receptor-interacting factor 1 isoform X2: MYQVVQTIGSDGKNLLQLLPIPNSSGNLMPLVQSSVMSDALKGNTGSPVQVTFQTQISSSSTSASVQLPIFQPASSSNYFLTRTVDTAEKVRVTSVGTENFTSSVSKVQSHGVKIDGLTMQTFAVSPSSTQNDSSYILVNTQSLPMTVKSPVLPSGHHLQIPAHAEVKSVPASSLPPSVQQKILATATTSTSGTVEPSQIPTVIYVSPVNTVKNVVTKNFQNIYPKPVTEIAKPMILNTTQIPMNVAKETQLKGGQHSQAAPVKWIFQENLQPCTPSLVPVKSSNNVASKILKTFVDRKNWGDNTVNMPPLSTISPSGTQSKSMPIKDNALVMFNGKVYLLAKKGTDVLPSLIDKQNSVSSDIPPRKDASQIVSSSPVTEISREVVNIVLAKSKSSQMETKSVSNTQLASMANLRAEKNKKVEKPSLSAPNPHSMNQSINYLKQSKTLFSKPVLPDGFSTGQNAPRKGNIIQSIEKISSSVDATTVTSQQCVFRDQEPKIQNEMASTLEKVTQERNDKNSSQRRSNKASYLKSDAELKKICGITKDLRVCLTRIPQQLGSGEGFDSFSPLVKNETYKEAEFIVKEEGRKQQGIDKKRKAKTTKKMDRPKKRRTNSVNNTTINGGANVTSSQLINSILPTSDVSNHNILTSCNKTREEKRTEVEHCTHGNQEKGTLSSSTAFEQSHSFNKNYTEDIFLMTPPELEETIRDEKIRRLKQVLREKEAALEEMRKKMHQK, translated from the exons ATGTACCAAGTAGTTCAGACGATTGGCTCGGATGGAAAAAATCTTCTGCAATTACTTCCAATTCCTAATTCCTCTGGAAATCTTATGCCACTAGTTCaatcttcagtcatgtctgatgctttgaaAGGGAATACAGGAAGTCCAGTTCAAGTTACTTTTCAGACTCAGATTTCCAGCTCTTCCACAAGTGCATCAGTTCAATTGCCCATTTTTCAGCCAGCCAGTTCTTCAAACTATTTTCTTACAAGAACAGTAGATACAGCAGAAAAAGTTAGAGTTACTTCTGTGGGAACTGAAAATTTTACCTCATCAGTTTCTAAAGTTCAGAGTCATGGTGTGAAAATTGATGGACTCACCATGCAAACATTTGCTGTTTCTCCCTCTTCAACACAAAATGATTCATCTTACATTTTAGTAAATACCCAGAGTCTCCCAATGACTGTGAAGTCTCCGGTTTTGCCTTCTGGGCATCATTTACAGATTCCAGCCCATGCTGAAGTGAAATCTGTACCAGCGTCATCATTGCCTCCTTCAGTTCAGCAAAAGATACTTGCAACTGCCACCACAAGTACCTCAGGAACAGTTGAGCCCTCCCAAATACCTACTGTTATTTATGTATCTCCTGTAAATACAGTGAAAAATGTAGTTACCAAGAACTTTCAAAACATTTACCCAAAACCTGTTACAGAAATAGCAAAGCCAATGATTCTAAACACCACACAGATTCCAATGAATGTTGCTAAAGAGACACAGTTAAAAGGTGGTCAGCATTCTCAAGCTGCTCCAGTGAAATggatttttcaagaaaatctaCAGCCTTGCACTCCATCTCTTGTTCCTGTTAAATCTTCAAATAATGTGgcttcaaagattttaaaaacttttgtagaTAGAAAAAATTGGGGAGATAATACTGTAAATATGCCACCATTGAGTACCATCAGTCCTAGTGGGACACAATCCAAAAGTATGCCTATTAAAGATAATGCTTTGGTTATGTTTAATGGGAAAGTCTATCTCTTGGCTAAAAAGGGGACAGATGTTTTGCCATCACTAATTGACAAACAGAATTCAGTTTCTTCTGATATTCCACCAAGAAAAGATGCATCACAGATAGTGAGTTCAAGTCCAGTCACAGAAATATCCAGAGAGGTTGTAAATATTGTTTTGGCTAAAAGTAAATCTTCCCAGATGGAGACAAAATCAGTTTCAAATACTCAGCTTGCTTCCATGGCCAATTTAAGGGCAGAGAAGAATAAGAAAGTGGAGAAACCATCTCTTTCTGCCCCAAACCCACATAGTATGAACCAATCTATTAACTACTTAAAGCAGAGTAAGACTTTATTCTCAAAGCCAGTCTTACCAGATGGATTTAGTACAGGACAAAATGCCCCCAGGAAAGGAAATATCATCCAGAGCATAGAGAAAATAAGTTCCTCTGTTGATGCAACAACTGTTACTTCACAACAGTGTGTTTTCAGAGACCAAGAACCAAAG ATCCAGAATGAGATGGCATCAACACTAGAAAAAGTTActcaagaaagaaatgacaagaaCAGTTCTCAACGAAGAAGCAATAAGGCGTCATATCTGAAGAGTGATGCTGAACTTAAAAAGATATGTGGTATCACTAAAGATTTGAGAGTGTGCCTTACTCGGATTCCTCAGCAGTTGGGCTCTGGGGAAGGTTTTGATTCCTTTAGCCCTTTGGTGAAGAATGAAACTTACAAAGAGGCAGAGTTTATagtgaaggaggaagggagaaaacag CAGGGTattgataagaaaagaaaagcaaaaaccacTAAGAAGATGGATCGTCCAAAGAAGAGAAGAACCAATAGTGTTAATAACACAACTATAAATGGAGGAGCTAATGTCACCAGTTCCCAGCTCATTAACAGTATTTTACCAACTTCAGATGTGTCAAACCATAACATCCTCACAAGCTGCAACaaaaccagagaagaaaagagaactgaGGTAGAGCATTGTACTCACGGAAACCAAGAAAAAGGCACATTGAGCTCAAGTACAGCTTTTGAGCAAAGCCAttcctttaataaaaattatactgaAGATATTTTCCTGATGACACCACCAGAGTTAGAAGAAACCATTAGAGATGAAAAGATAAGAAGACTTAAGCAAGTgctgagagagaaagaagcagctCTTGAAGAAATGCGTAAGAAGATGCatcaaaaatag
- the LRIF1 gene encoding ligand-dependent nuclear receptor-interacting factor 1 isoform X3: MASTLEKVTQERNDKNSSQRRSNKASYLKSDAELKKICGITKDLRVCLTRIPQQLGSGEGFDSFSPLVKNETYKEAEFIVKEEGRKQQGIDKKRKAKTTKKMDRPKKRRTNSVNNTTINGGANVTSSQLINSILPTSDVSNHNILTSCNKTREEKRTEVEHCTHGNQEKGTLSSSTAFEQSHSFNKNYTEDIFLMTPPELEETIRDEKIRRLKQVLREKEAALEEMRKKMHQK; this comes from the exons ATGGCATCAACACTAGAAAAAGTTActcaagaaagaaatgacaagaaCAGTTCTCAACGAAGAAGCAATAAGGCGTCATATCTGAAGAGTGATGCTGAACTTAAAAAGATATGTGGTATCACTAAAGATTTGAGAGTGTGCCTTACTCGGATTCCTCAGCAGTTGGGCTCTGGGGAAGGTTTTGATTCCTTTAGCCCTTTGGTGAAGAATGAAACTTACAAAGAGGCAGAGTTTATagtgaaggaggaagggagaaaacag CAGGGTattgataagaaaagaaaagcaaaaaccacTAAGAAGATGGATCGTCCAAAGAAGAGAAGAACCAATAGTGTTAATAACACAACTATAAATGGAGGAGCTAATGTCACCAGTTCCCAGCTCATTAACAGTATTTTACCAACTTCAGATGTGTCAAACCATAACATCCTCACAAGCTGCAACaaaaccagagaagaaaagagaactgaGGTAGAGCATTGTACTCACGGAAACCAAGAAAAAGGCACATTGAGCTCAAGTACAGCTTTTGAGCAAAGCCAttcctttaataaaaattatactgaAGATATTTTCCTGATGACACCACCAGAGTTAGAAGAAACCATTAGAGATGAAAAGATAAGAAGACTTAAGCAAGTgctgagagagaaagaagcagctCTTGAAGAAATGCGTAAGAAGATGCatcaaaaatag